The uncultured Desulfatiglans sp. DNA window CGAGCGCCTTTTCTTTGCTTTGCGGGATCGAGGTTCCACCTTGCCCCTGACTCTATGAACACCATCGGCAATCACCGTCTTATCGCGGCGCGGGGTTGACCTCGAGCGCGGTTGGATGAACAACAAAGAGGAATCACATGCTCGAGCTTGTATTGATCGTCCTGTTCGTGCTGATTGTTTCAGGGGGTTGCTCCGTCTTCGAAGCGGTCCTCCTTTCAGTCCCCCGCCGCTTCATCGAGGCCAAGGTCCAGTCCGGCAGCCGCCACTGGCGGGTGTTCCGGGATCTTCGCGCTGAACCGGATGCGCCCATTGCGGCCATCCTTTCGGTCAACACGATTGCGCACACCGCAGGCGCGGCCTTCGCGGGCTCCGCGGCCGCAGCCGTCTTCGGCCAAGCTTACCTGGGGTGGTTTTCCGCGGTCTTCACCATCCTCGTCCTGACCCTTTCGGAGATCCTCCCCAAGACGATCGGCGTCGTGTACGGAAGGTCGATCGGTGCCTTTTGCGGGTACATCATCCGGTCGATGGTGGTCGTCACGGCGCCGTTCATCTGGGTGAGTTCCCTGCTGACCCATTGGGTGTCGAAGGGGAAGATCGCCGACATCGTGACCGCCGATGAGATCCGCACCTTGGCCCGGCTGAGCCGCCAATGCGGAGGCATCAAAGGATACCAGGAGGCGACGATCGAGCGCATACTGACCCTGCACGAAAAGCAGGTGAGGCATGTCATGACGCCGCGCACGGTCGTGTTTTCGCTAGGCGCGCATCTGACGGTGGAAGAGGTCTGCAGTCAAGAGAAACGCTGGGAGCACAGCCGCTTTCCGGTCTATGACCATGGTTCCGAAGATATCGTGGGGATCGTCCTCACCAAGGAACTTTTCATGGCCTTCGCCGCCGACCGGAAGGAGTCTCGCCTGGAGGACCTGATGCACCCGGTGCATTTTGTCGTCGAAACGGCACCTTTGAATAAAGTGTTGACGGAGTTCCTCCAGTTGCGGCAGCATCTGTTCGTCGTATTGGACGAATACGGAGGGATATCCGGGGTCGTGAGCCTCGAAGATATCCTCGAAGAGATCCTCGGAAGCGAGATTGTCGATGAATCGGACCAGGTGCCCGACAAACGAACGCTTGCCAAAAGGCGCAGCACCACGTGAGCAGGGCCTTGCACTTCCCTTTTTGAGGGGATTGGGGGGGATGGCCTCCACCGCCCTGCACAGTTTGCAGGGCAAGCTTCACGGCCGATTCCACGGCATGCAGCCTTGCCGCGGCTGTCTCCATGCGGAAACGGGATCTGAAACCAGAAAAAATGCAACAGAAAGGAGAAATGACCATGGCAAAAATGACGAAGGAAATGCAAGAGATGTTCAACCGCGTGGGGCTCAAACAGTTGGCGACCTCCGACAAGAAGGGGGTTCCCAACGTGGTTCCCATCAATTTCATGAAGCTTCTGGATGACGAGACGATCCTCGCCTCGGCTGTCTTCATGACGAAGACGTTCAGCAACATCAAGGAAAATCCGGTCTGCGCCATCTCCGTCTGGGAAGGCTTCGCCGGCTACCAGTTCAAAGGTTCGGCCACCATCCATACCGAGGGGCCGATCTTCATCGACACCGCTGCCTGGACAGAGGAAGAGGGCAAAAAACTGGGCCTTCCGCTCAAATCCAAGGGTGCGGTGGTGATCAAGATCACAGACATCTTTTCGGTTTCTCCCGGACCGGACGCCGGTAAAAAGATCGGTTAGATCTCTTCGGCGAGGCTTGCCTCAGGCTTGGTGCCTGTTGACTGCAGGCCGCGCCTTGCAACAGGGATTTCCGATAATCCGATAAAAGGTTATTGACCGCAGGCCGGGTCCTGCAGCTTCAAGTTCAGATAAACGACAGGCGCTCGCCGCCGCTGTGTCGCGTCCGGAGCGGCGGCGCCCTGCCTGCTGAAGACCTCCCAAAGGGCCTCGTGCCGACGGTTTTCGCAATCTGCCCATGCCGCCTCATCGCCTTGATGCCGCGCCGTTGCGCAAAATCGCTGCGCTGCGCCGGCGAAATCCCGCGGCGCCTGAAAACCCCTGACAATCTGCTCCGTCGGTGCCGGCCGTTCGCCATCCGGCCTGCCAAGCCGCTCGCGCCATGCCTGAACAGTGCTAAGAGCCTCCCTCGGATCGAACTTGTAGAAGCTCCTTCTGCGCTTCGATCCGACGGTGTAGCATAACCCGCGATGCAGCGGTAAAGCAGCCGCGGCATTCGGCCCCGTCATGAAATTATGGGCACATGCCCAAAAAAATCCTTGACAAACAAACTGCAGGGTATATGTTATGAGCGTAAGCTCATAAATCTTCGTACGGGGAATTGTTCTGCAAGGGATTTCCCCGCATTCGGACGCAGCATGAAAGGAGGTGGATGGCATGCCGGCTTTCGATGGAACGGGTCCCGCAGGAATGGGACCTATGACGGGGTGGGGTCGCGGATACTGCAACCCCTCTGGTTTGGCAAACAGGCCTTACGGTGGCTTGCCGGCCGAGTACGGTGCCCGCAACTATGGCTACGGAGTCTCCTCAGCCTTTGCCCCCGCTGCCCGGGGCGGCTGGTTCGGCCGCGCTTTCGGTTTTGCCCGCGGCTTCGGCCGTGGACGCGGCCGCGGCTTCGGCGGACGCCGTGGTCTTCGCTGCCTGTGATGGTGAGCGCAGGCTGCGCGCTGTACAAATTTCTGTGAAGACTCATTTGGAACCTGAGATGTTCGACGATTCAGAAAGGAGGCATGGATTATGCCAGGATTCGATGGAACAGGGCCCTGGGGCGAAGGCCCCATGACGGGCGGTGGACGCGGCTATTGCAACCCGGCCGGGGCAGGCTACGGTTATGCTCCGGGCTATGGCGCAGGTTACGGCTACGGCCGCGGCCGGGGCTATCGCGCGGGTGGCGGCGCCGGCTGGGGCCGGGGCTACGGCCGCGGCTTCGGCCGGGCAGGGGTCTACGGTGGAGCCTATGGCCCGGCGCCTTACGGACGCTACGCTCCTCCCTACGGCGCCCCTTACCCGATGAGCAGCCAGGATGAGGTCGCCATGCTCAAGGAGCAGGCGCGCATGGTCAAGGCCGAACTGGACGCGATCACGAGGCGTATGGAGGAATTGGAAAAGGAAGAATCTTGAGCCTGCTTCACGTTGATGTGTAACTCCTTTTTCAGCGGATTCCCGCCGGGCGGGAATCCGCTCCAACCCGGTCCTCTTTCCGCCCCGGCGCGCAGCCCGTCGGAGGCGCCCCATTCCGCTCGAATGCCCCCATAGAAAAACGGCTACAACCGCTGTAGCCGAAATAATCACCCCGCTGGAACGCCTGTCCCTCTTGCCTTCAGCTCTTTTTTCCTCCCACCCTATGGCTTCAGATGTAGTTAAAAGCTACATTCGCTCCTTTTCTGCAGCGGCCGTTTCGCCTCGCTCTTGATTATAAATCTAGTAATATTAATATGTTCAGCGTTATCACGCGCATTTGGCCCCATCCTTGCATGATCAATAGCGCACGTGGAGCACCCTATGAAAACGGGGCTCGAAGACGGGAGTGGAGCGTCCAAGCGTTGGGCTGTCAGTGGTCAGAAACGCTCCTGCCCGGAAGAAAACCTTCCCGAAGGAGGCTGATCGATGAACGAGAATATGACAAACCACAGAGAAGGCGGAGATCTTCCAGGGTTCAAGGTGCTGGCGGACCAATGCGTCTGGATGAAGGCGGGGGTGGTCAACTTCCGCGCCTGCGACCGCGGCTACGATTGCTTCAACTGTCCGTTCGACAAGGCCATGCGGGTCGCCATGGACGCCCAGAACCCGCGCAAGCGAGGTGCACAAAGGGGCGGCTGGTTGGCTGCCATACGAAAAAGATATCTCGGGCGCCAAAAACCCTGCGTGTATTTTCTCGAGCAATGGAGCGGAGCACCCAAGACGTGTCTGCGCGACTATGACTGCGACAGCTGCCCGGTCGAACTCGCGCTAGGCTACGAACCGCTCCGGCAGTCCATTGGCGCCCGCCGCGCCGAACATCAGCCCGGCGCGGCCCAGGGGGAGGAACGGCCGCTGGGCTTCCCCTTTCCCAACCACGAATGCGTCTGGATGAAGGCCGGCATCATCGGCATGCACCTCTGCGACAACGACTACGACTGCTACCACTGCGAATTCGACCGGAGCATGCGCGCGGCCATGCTCGAAGGTCCGCCGCAGGCCGGGGACGCCGTTCTGACCGCCATCGGCGCCGCTGTCGAGCCGGTCATCCGGCCCTGCATCTATGCCCTGATCGGCCGCACGGACGCCCCGCCGCTGTGCGCTTCCAATTATGCCTGCCACGAGTGTCCGACGCACCGTGCCATCGCCGGCGAAAAGTCCTGCGAGCCGCGCCCCATCGAGCGCCCGGCCTGCCGGAATGTCACCGGCTACCCGGTCGCCGAGGGCTACTACTACCACTTCGGCCACACCTGGGTGCACGTCATCCACGGCGGCTGCGTGCGCGTCGGCGTGGACGGCTTCGTCGGCAAGCTCCTCGGGCCGATCGACGGGGTGGAGATTCCGGCCCCCGGCTCCGATCTCGAGCGGACCCGCGCCGGCTGGGTGTTGTCCCGCGGCGGGCACCGCGCTCCGGTCCTCTGCCCGTTGACGGGCCGGATCCTGGCGGTGAACCCGAAGGTGGTCGAAACGCCAGCGACCGTCTCCGACGACCCCTACGGCGACGGCTGGCTCTTCCAGATGGAGCCCTACGATCTGAAACACGAGGCCCAGAGCCTGTACTCGGGCGCGGAGGCCGCGCTCTGGATGGAGCACGACGCCCGTGAACTGGTGTCGATGCTGGGTCCGGGCTACGAAAAACTCTCGGCCACGGGCGGAGAGGTCGTTTCCGACATCTACGGCCATTTCCCCGAGCTCGGCTGGGATCCCCTGGTGCGCACCTTTCTGCGGACCGCCGGTCCGGACCCGCACGCCGGGTGAGGCACCTGCCGCTGGTGTTTCACCGTGCCCGGCGTGCGCGGCCCGCGACTCGGCGGGGAAAGGCGGCGCGCGGATGGACGCGGGTGCCTCTTCCAAGCAGACGTCGTCAGCCGTATGCAGCCTGAGCCGGGTGTGGGAACGACCTCCGTTCGCTGCCCGACCAGCGCCTGAGCGGCGGGAGAGCGGCTCCGTCGAGGGCCGACTTCCCGGGGAGGTGGCTACACGAGGCGTTGGGTAAAAAAACCAGGAAAACCAAGAGTCTCCGAGTGGGTCTTTAAATGAATGAAAGCCTCGGCAGGCCAACCGGCCGGGGGCTTTCACAGAACGCCTTGAATTGAAAAAAGCAAGGAGCCTTCAATGAGTGAAAATCCCGTTTCTATAGGATCCGTGATGGTGGTGGGCGGGGGGATCGCCGGTATCCAGGCCTCCCTCGACCTGGCAGACTCCGGATACTTCGTTCACCTGGTCGAGAAGGGGCCTGCGATCGGGGGGCTCATGAGCGCCCTCGACAAGACCTTCCCGACCAACGACTGCGCGATGTGAATTCTCTCACCCAAACTGGTCGAGGTCGGCCGGCATCTGAACATCGCGTTGCATACCCTGACGGAAGTCGAGGCGCTCGAAGGGGAACCGGGACATTTCACGGCGGTCCTCCAGGAAGCCCCCCGCTACGTCGACACCGAGAAGTGTATCGCCTGCGGCGTCTGCGCCGAGAAGTGCCCCCGCAAGGTCGATGACCCTTACAACGAGGGCCTCGCCAAACGCAAGGCGATCTATGTCCAATACCCCCAGGCGGTCCCCCTCAAGTATGCGATCGACAGGGACCACTGCATCTATTTCGAGAAGGGGACCTGCCGCGCCTGCGAGAAGTTCTGCCCCGCCGGGGCGATCGACTTCGAGCAGACGCCCAAGACCCACCGGGTCGATGTCGGCGCGATGCTCCTCGCGGCCGGTTCACAGGCCCTGGACCCCGTCCTCTACAAGGACTACGGCTACGGCCGCTTCCCGAACGTTATCACCAGCATGGCCTTCGAACGGATCCTGAGCGCCACCGGGCCCTTCCGCGGGCACCTCACCCGTCCCTCGGACGGGAAGACCCCGGAGAAGATCGCCTGGCTGCAGTGCGTCGGCTCCCGCGAGACGACCAAAGGAGCGCACCCCTACTGCTCGGGTGTCTGCTGCATGTATGCCGTGAAGGAGGCCGTCATCGCCCAGGAGCATGCCGGCGGCGCCCTCGACACCGCGATCTTCTTCATGGACATGCGCACGCACGGCAAGGACTTCGACCGCTACTACGAACGGGCGCGCAGCGAGGCCGGCGTGCGCTTCATCCGCTCCCGGATCCACACGGTCGAAACGGCCGGACCCGGCTCCGATGACCTCGTCCTGACCTATGTCGATGAGAACGGCGCCCGCCTGAGCGAGCGCTTCGACCTCGTCGTCCTTTCGGTCGGCCTCGAGATCAGCGCCGAGGCCCGTGCCATGGCTGAGCGGCTCGGCGTGGCCCTCGACGCGGACGGCTTCATCCAGACCGGTTGCCTTGGCCCTGTGGAGACGAGCCGGCCCGGGGTCTTCGCGTGCGGCGCACTCGGCGGCCCGGCCGACATCCCGCAGTCCGTCGTCAGCGCCTCGGCCGCCGCCTCCGCAGCCGCCGCTCTCCTGGCCGCCTCGCGCAATACCCTCATCCACGAAAAGACCTATCCGCCCGAGACCCCCGTCGCAGGCGAAGCCCCGCGGATCGGCGTCTTCGTCTGCCACTGCGGGATCAACATCGGCAGCGTCGTCGACGTCCCCGCGGTCCGCGACTACGCCGCCGGCCTGCCGCACGTCGTCTATGCGGGCGAAAACCTCTTTACCTGCAGCGAGGACACCCAGAAGATCATCCGCGAAACGATCGCCGAGCACCGTCTCAACCGGGTCGTAGTGGCCGCCTGCACCCCGCGGACGCACGAGCCGCTCTTCCGGGAAACCATCCGGGAGGCCGGTCTGAACCCCTACCTCTTCGAGTTCGCCAACATCCGCGATCAGGACGCCTGGGTGCACCAGAAGGAGCCCGAAGCGGCGACCGACAAGGCGAGGGACCTCGTCCGGATGGCGGTCTCGAAGGTCGCACTCCTCGAGCCGATCGAACGGATCCGCCTCGCCATGCAGCAGTCGGCGCTCGTCGTCGGGGGCGGCGTGGCGGGCATGAACGCCGCTCTCGATCTGGCCGACCAGGGCTTCACGGTCCATCTTGTCGAGAAGGCTTCCCGCCTTGGCGGGTATGGCCTCCGCCTCGGCCGAACCTGGAAGGACGAGGACATCCCCGCCTACACCGCCCGGCTGATCGAGCGCGTCGAATCCCACCCGCGGATCGAGGTTCTCCTCGATTCGGAGATCCAGTCCGCCTCGGGCTTCGTCGGAAACTTCGTCACGACGGTCGCGGCCGCCGCCGGCGGCCCCCCGCGCGAGATCCAGCACGGCGCGGCCGTGTTCGCCACCGGCGGGGATTACCTCCGGCCCGATGAATACGCCTACGGGCAGAGCGACCGGGTCACTTGTTGGCACGATCTGATGGCGCGCTTCGACGCCGAGCCCGCCGCCTTGGCCGAGGCCCAAGCGGTGGCCTTCATCCAGTGTGTCGGCTCGCGCGAGGGCGACCGGCCTTACTGCTCCAAGGTCTGCTGCACGGCCTCCGTCCAGCAGGCGATCGAACTGAAGGAGCGGCGCCCCGAGCTCGACGTCTACATCCTCTACCGTGAGATGCGGACCTACGGCGCGCGCGAGGCCCTCTACCGGAAGGCCCGCGAGGCGGGAGTTATCTTCATCCGCTACGACCTCGACGCAAAGCCCGAGGTCGCCGTGGATGGCGACAAGCTCCGGATCCGCGTCCGCGACCATGTCCTCGGCGCGCCCCTGTCGCTCACGGTCGACTACCTGAACCTCTTCACGGCCATCATCCCGTCCGGGCAGGACCGTCTTTCGCAGCTCTACAAGGTCCCCCTGAATGACGACGGGTTCTTCCTCGAGGCCCACGCGAAGCTCCGCCCGGTCGAATTTTCCTCCGACGGACTTTTCGCCTGCGGCGTCGCCCACTACCCGAAGCCCATCGAAGAGAGCATCGCGCAGGCCCGCGCCGCCGCCTCTCGGGCCGCCACCCTCCTGGTCAAACAGGAGGTCGAGGTCGAGCCGCTCGTCTCCGCCGTCAACCGTGACAAGTGCGTCGGCTGCGGCTACTGTGCCTCGGCCTGCCCCTTCGGCGCCATCGAGCTCGAGAAGGTCACCGGCAAGGGCTACCGGGCGCGGAATCTGTCGGCCCTCTGCAAGGGCTGCGGCGTCTGCGCGGCCGGCTGCCCCCAGAAGGCCATCGACATGGTCCATTTCCGCGACCGCCAGATCATCGCCGCGGTCGAGGCCGGGGGCGACAGCGCCCTCGAGGCCAAGCGCCGTCTGAAGGCCGCCGCCCGCCCCGTCTACGCCGTCTCCGGCTACCGGGTCGCCGACGACTACTACTACCACGTGGGCCACACCTGGATGCGCATCGAGAAGGGCGGACGCCTGAGGGTCGGGATCGACGACTTCGCCGGCAAGGTCCTCGGCCCGGCCGAACGGATCGAACTGCCGCCCGAAGGATCCACGCTCCGCCTGGACCGGCGTGCGTGGCGGATCCGGCGCAACGGGAACCGCGCGGACTTCCTGGGGCCGGCGACCGGCAAGGTCTTCATGGTGAACCGCGAGGCCCTCGAACACCCCGAACTCGTCGCGGAGGACCCGTACGACAAGGGCTGGCTCCTGGTCCTCGACCCGTTGACCCCCTACATCGACCCGACGCGGGTCCGCAAAGGGCAGGAAAGCCGCCGCTGGCTGGACGGCGAAGTGAAGAAACTGCTCGAACTCTTGGGCCCGGAATACGAACGACTGGCCGCGACCGGCGGCGAGCCGGTGAAGGACCTCTTCGGCCACTTCCCCGATCTCGGCTGGGACCGGCTCGTCAAGACCTTCCTCAGGACGGATGCCTGACCTTTCAGGAGGAGAAGCCATGCCACAGACCTTCGAACCGAAAATTCTCGCGTTTCTCTGCAACTGGTGCGCCTATGCCGGGGCGGACCTCGCCGGGGTCTCGCGGATCCAATACCCGTCTTCCCTCCGGACCGTCCGCGTGATGTGCTCCGGCCGGGTGGACCCCATCCACGTCATCAAGGGGCTCAGGAGCGGCTTCGACGGCGTCTTCGTCTCCGGCTGACACATCGGGGAATGCCATTACCAGTCTGGTAATGTCTACGCGGCGCGCGAGATGAAGACGGTCGAGACCCTCCTCGAGACGGCGGGTCTCGGAAAGGACCGGGTCCGCCTCCGCTGGGTGAGCGCGGCGGAGGGCCAGCTCTTCGCCCAGTACGTCCGGGAGTACACCGAGACGCTCGGCGCCATCGGCCCCCTCGACACGGAGGCGGCAGCCGGCACGCTCGACGCGGCGCTCCGCGCGCTTTCGACCCCGCGCCTGCGCTGGCTCACGGGGATGGAGATCCAGATCACGGAGCGGGGCAATGTCTACGGCGAGCACTACGACGAGGCCGCCTACGAACGGATGCTCCGGCAGACCATCGAGGAGGAGTTCCAGAAGGCGCTCATCCTGGTGGCGCTCGCCGAGGGCCCCATGACCCTTCGCGATATTGCCTTCGAAACCGGGCTGCCGATCCACGCAGCCTCCGTCAGGCTGAACGATCTCGAAAGGACCCACGCCGCCCACCTGGCGGGGTACGACGGAACGACCCCCCGTTTCGCGGCGACTGCATAAAGTGCAGGAAGCAGCAAGGGACCCACGCCGCTCAGCGGGTGGGGTGTGACGAAACGAGTCCCAAGTTTCGCGGCGACTGCATGAAACCTAGGATGTGAAGCAAAGGACCCACGCCGCTCACCGGGTAGGGTGTGACGAAAACACACCTCAGGTTTGTGGCGACTGCCCGAAGCGCAGGATGAAGGAAAGGACCCACGCCGCCCATCCGGCGGGGTGCGACGAAACGACCCCCCAGGTTCGCGGCGACAGCATAAACCGCAGCACAAGACAAGTGAGGATTGCCATGCTTCCAGGGAATCAAGGCGGAGTTGAAGGTTCGGTGATGGTCGTCGGCGCCGGTATCGCCGGTATGCAGGCGGCCCTGGATCTCGCGAACGCCGGATACTACGTCCATCTGGTCGATCGCGCGCCGAGCATCGGCGGGATGATGGCTCAGCTGGACAAGACCTTCCCGACCAACGACTGTGCGATGTGAATCATCTCACCCAAACTGGTCGAGGTCGGCCGGCATCTGAATATCCATCTGGTGACGAATACGGAAGTCGAGAGCCTGGAAGGGGAACCGGGTCGTTTCCGGGCCACGCTGAAGAACAACCCGCGTTTTATCGACCCCGCGAAGTGCACGGGCTGCGGGCAGTGCGCCGCCGTCTGCCCCGTGACGGCCGTAAACGAGTTCGACTGCGGCCTCGGCCGCCGGACGGCCACCTACATCCAGTACGCGCAGGCGGTCCCGCTGGCCTACATCATCGACCGCGAGCTCTGCATCGGCTGCGGGATGTGCCAGAAGGTCTGCCTTGCCGACGCCGTCCAATACGACGATCAGCCGCGCCACAACGAGGTCACGGTCGGCGCCGTCGTCCTCGCGACGGGCAGCGAGGTCATGGATCCCTCCGACCTCAAGCCTTACAGCTACGGGGAGTCCCCCAACATCATCACGAGCCTCGAGTTCGAGCGCATCCTGAGCGCCTCCGGGCCCTTCAGCGGGCACCTGATGCGCCCCTACGACCGCGAGGAGCCGCGCAAGATCGCCTGGCT harbors:
- a CDS encoding conserved membrane hypothetical protein (Evidence 4 : Unknown function but conserved in other organisms); amino-acid sequence: MLELVLIVLFVLIVSGGCSVFEAVLLSVPRRFIEAKVQSGSRHWRVFRDLRAEPDAPIAAILSVNTIAHTAGAAFAGSAAAAVFGQAYLGWFSAVFTILVLTLSEILPKTIGVVYGRSIGAFCGYIIRSMVVVTAPFIWVSSLLTHWVSKGKIADIVTADEIRTLARLSRQCGGIKGYQEATIERILTLHEKQVRHVMTPRTVVFSLGAHLTVEEVCSQEKRWEHSRFPVYDHGSEDIVGIVLTKELFMAFAADRKESRLEDLMHPVHFVVETAPLNKVLTEFLQLRQHLFVVLDEYGGISGVVSLEDILEEILGSEIVDESDQVPDKRTLAKRRSTT
- a CDS encoding conserved hypothetical protein (Evidence 4 : Unknown function but conserved in other organisms), which translates into the protein MRKRDLKPEKMQQKGEMTMAKMTKEMQEMFNRVGLKQLATSDKKGVPNVVPINFMKLLDDETILASAVFMTKTFSNIKENPVCAISVWEGFAGYQFKGSATIHTEGPIFIDTAAWTEEEGKKLGLPLKSKGAVVIKITDIFSVSPGPDAGKKIG
- a CDS encoding hypothetical protein (Evidence 5 : Unknown function): MQYPRPHPVIGPIPAGPVPSKAGMPSTSFHAASECGEIPCRTIPRTKIYELTLITYTLQFVCQGFFWACAHNFMTGPNAAAALPLHRGLCYTVGSKRRRSFYKFDPREALSTVQAWRERLGRPDGERPAPTEQIVRGFQAPRDFAGAAQRFCATARHQGDEAAWADCENRRHEALWEVFSRQGAAAPDATQRRRAPVVYLNLKLQDPACGQ
- a CDS encoding hypothetical protein (Evidence 5 : Unknown function) gives rise to the protein MACRPSTVPATMATESPQPLPPLPGAAGSAALSVLPAASAVDAAAASADAVVFAACDGERRLRAVQISVKTHLEPEMFDDSERRHGLCQDSMEQGPGAKAP
- a CDS encoding conserved hypothetical protein (Evidence 4 : Unknown function but conserved in other organisms), whose product is MPGFDGTGPWGEGPMTGGGRGYCNPAGAGYGYAPGYGAGYGYGRGRGYRAGGGAGWGRGYGRGFGRAGVYGGAYGPAPYGRYAPPYGAPYPMSSQDEVAMLKEQARMVKAELDAITRRMEELEKEES
- a CDS encoding Putative glycine cleavage system H protein (modular protein) (Evidence 3 : Putative function from multiple computational evidences), coding for MNENMTNHREGGDLPGFKVLADQCVWMKAGVVNFRACDRGYDCFNCPFDKAMRVAMDAQNPRKRGAQRGGWLAAIRKRYLGRQKPCVYFLEQWSGAPKTCLRDYDCDSCPVELALGYEPLRQSIGARRAEHQPGAAQGEERPLGFPFPNHECVWMKAGIIGMHLCDNDYDCYHCEFDRSMRAAMLEGPPQAGDAVLTAIGAAVEPVIRPCIYALIGRTDAPPLCASNYACHECPTHRAIAGEKSCEPRPIERPACRNVTGYPVAEGYYYHFGHTWVHVIHGGCVRVGVDGFVGKLLGPIDGVEIPAPGSDLERTRAGWVLSRGGHRAPVLCPLTGRILAVNPKVVETPATVSDDPYGDGWLFQMEPYDLKHEAQSLYSGAEAALWMEHDARELVSMLGPGYEKLSATGGEVVSDIYGHFPELGWDPLVRTFLRTAGPDPHAG
- a CDS encoding hypothetical protein (Evidence 5 : Unknown function); translated protein: MSENPVSIGSVMVVGGGIAGIQASLDLADSGYFVHLVEKGPAIGGLMSALDKTFPTNDCAM
- a CDS encoding 4Fe-4S ferredoxin, iron-sulfur binding domain protein, giving the protein MHTLTEVEALEGEPGHFTAVLQEAPRYVDTEKCIACGVCAEKCPRKVDDPYNEGLAKRKAIYVQYPQAVPLKYAIDRDHCIYFEKGTCRACEKFCPAGAIDFEQTPKTHRVDVGAMLLAAGSQALDPVLYKDYGYGRFPNVITSMAFERILSATGPFRGHLTRPSDGKTPEKIAWLQCVGSRETTKGAHPYCSGVCCMYAVKEAVIAQEHAGGALDTAIFFMDMRTHGKDFDRYYERARSEAGVRFIRSRIHTVETAGPGSDDLVLTYVDENGARLSERFDLVVLSVGLEISAEARAMAERLGVALDADGFIQTGCLGPVETSRPGVFACGALGGPADIPQSVVSASAAASAAAALLAASRNTLIHEKTYPPETPVAGEAPRIGVFVCHCGINIGSVVDVPAVRDYAAGLPHVVYAGENLFTCSEDTQKIIRETIAEHRLNRVVVAACTPRTHEPLFRETIREAGLNPYLFEFANIRDQDAWVHQKEPEAATDKARDLVRMAVSKVALLEPIERIRLAMQQSALVVGGGVAGMNAALDLADQGFTVHLVEKASRLGGYGLRLGRTWKDEDIPAYTARLIERVESHPRIEVLLDSEIQSASGFVGNFVTTVAAAAGGPPREIQHGAAVFATGGDYLRPDEYAYGQSDRVTCWHDLMARFDAEPAALAEAQAVAFIQCVGSREGDRPYCSKVCCTASVQQAIELKERRPELDVYILYREMRTYGAREALYRKAREAGVIFIRYDLDAKPEVAVDGDKLRIRVRDHVLGAPLSLTVDYLNLFTAIIPSGQDRLSQLYKVPLNDDGFFLEAHAKLRPVEFSSDGLFACGVAHYPKPIEESIAQARAAASRAATLLVKQEVEVEPLVSAVNRDKCVGCGYCASACPFGAIELEKVTGKGYRARNLSALCKGCGVCAAGCPQKAIDMVHFRDRQIIAAVEAGGDSALEAKRRLKAAARPVYAVSGYRVADDYYYHVGHTWMRIEKGGRLRVGIDDFAGKVLGPAERIELPPEGSTLRLDRRAWRIRRNGNRADFLGPATGKVFMVNREALEHPELVAEDPYDKGWLLVLDPLTPYIDPTRVRKGQESRRWLDGEVKKLLELLGPEYERLAATGGEPVKDLFGHFPDLGWDRLVKTFLRTDA
- a CDS encoding hypothetical protein (Evidence 5 : Unknown function); amino-acid sequence: MGGVGPFEIVQPDGGCVDRQPGFEGNIAKGHGALGERHQDERLLELLLDGLPEHPFVGGLVVVLAVDIAPLRDLDLHPREPAQARGRKRAERRVERAGCRLRVEGADGAERLGVLPDVLGEELALRRAHPAEADPVLSETRRLEEGLDRLHLARRVDITRLVMAFPDVSAGDEDAVEAAPEPLDDVDGVHPAGAHHADGPEGRRVLDPRDPGEVRPGIGAPVAEKRENFRFEGLWHGFSS
- a CDS encoding Methyl-viologen-reducing hydrogenase, delta subunit; the encoded protein is MPQTFEPKILAFLCNWCAYAGADLAGVSRIQYPSSLRTVRVMCSGRVDPIHVIKGLRSGFDGVFVSG
- a CDS encoding conserved hypothetical protein (Evidence 4 : Unknown function but conserved in other organisms), with protein sequence MKTVETLLETAGLGKDRVRLRWVSAAEGQLFAQYVREYTETLGAIGPLDTEAAAGTLDAALRALSTPRLRWLTGMEIQITERGNVYGEHYDEAAYERMLRQTIEEEFQKALILVALAEGPMTLRDIAFETGLPIHAASVRLNDLERTHAAHLAGYDGTTPRFAATA
- a CDS encoding putative Flavoprotein associated with oxidoreductase TOL2_11570 (Evidence 3 : Putative function from multiple computational evidences); this encodes MLPGNQGGVEGSVMVVGAGIAGMQAALDLANAGYYVHLVDRAPSIGGMMAQLDKTFPTNDCAM